A stretch of Myxococcus hansupus DNA encodes these proteins:
- a CDS encoding DUF6624 domain-containing protein encodes MSLLQRPTPRRKRAADRSASAKVNRDVRAQLLRLDRIDSQLRAAWVQTAFKDRSLERQLDALTTTGIDWLRGVIAEHGWPGHKLVGASAAAAAWRLVQHAECAITFQRRCLRLLRDAAKRGDVPIEQVAYLTDVVRMREGKKQLYGTKFRKVKGEFVPYPIERPDTVDVRREALNLPPLEVYARRIRRHFLPT; translated from the coding sequence ATGAGTCTCCTCCAACGTCCAACGCCGCGGCGCAAGCGTGCCGCGGACCGGTCCGCCTCGGCGAAGGTGAATCGCGACGTGCGCGCGCAGTTGCTGCGATTGGACCGCATCGACAGTCAGCTCCGCGCGGCCTGGGTGCAGACGGCGTTCAAGGACCGGTCCCTCGAACGCCAGCTCGACGCACTGACGACCACCGGCATTGACTGGCTGCGAGGCGTCATCGCGGAGCATGGCTGGCCGGGCCACAAGCTGGTGGGGGCCTCCGCGGCGGCCGCCGCATGGCGACTGGTCCAGCATGCCGAATGCGCCATCACCTTCCAGCGACGGTGCTTGAGACTGTTGCGCGACGCGGCGAAGCGCGGCGACGTCCCCATCGAGCAGGTGGCCTACCTCACGGACGTGGTGCGCATGCGTGAGGGAAAAAAGCAGCTCTATGGAACGAAGTTCCGCAAGGTGAAGGGCGAGTTCGTTCCGTATCCCATCGAGAGGCCAGACACCGTTGACGTCAGGCGCGAAGCGCTGAACCTTCCCCCGCTGGAGGTGTATGCCCGGCGCATCCGCCGGCACTTCCTTCCCACCTGA
- a CDS encoding serpin family protein, with protein MTIPRIGILSRCAAVLLLSGCESGPSDPTPCRSVPLGNFAACLPPEEFPHVEAPGEVARSTTPRDPERVATALEFQEVASGNTQLAFALYQRSISGTENLFFSPYSVSSAFSMLYAGARGQTEAQMAQALNFTLPQERHHLAMRELADFVITDASAPTSGSGTAPAFHSMNSAWAQQGTPLHPAFLDTLAHDYDSGVHLMDFQGQTSRAREEINQWIETRTGGRIQNLLNEGTVTNATRLMLVNVLFFHGSWSTPFLANGTQDQPFTALDGTSHSVPTMRGGKGQYLRGDGFEAVTLGYRHDEYRMLIVVPEQGRFAEVEARLSPGFLTQLRAGLESRHLDIRLPRFKIDSTPDLVPVLKSLGMTDAFTSNADFSGLSSERLLLSSVSHRAYVSVNERGTEASAATAVGTAPASDPETVHVNRPFIFTIEHVPTRQLLFLGRYVKP; from the coding sequence ATGACCATCCCCCGCATTGGCATCCTCTCCCGCTGCGCCGCTGTCCTGCTCCTCTCCGGCTGTGAAAGCGGCCCGTCCGATCCCACGCCTTGCCGTTCGGTCCCGCTCGGGAACTTCGCCGCCTGCCTGCCACCGGAGGAGTTTCCCCACGTGGAAGCCCCGGGCGAGGTCGCTCGCTCCACGACGCCGCGCGACCCGGAGCGCGTCGCCACCGCGCTGGAGTTCCAGGAAGTCGCCAGCGGCAACACCCAGCTCGCCTTCGCCCTCTATCAGCGCAGCATCTCCGGAACGGAGAACCTCTTCTTCTCGCCCTACAGCGTCTCGTCCGCCTTCTCCATGCTCTACGCGGGCGCCCGGGGACAAACCGAGGCCCAGATGGCCCAGGCGCTGAACTTCACGCTCCCTCAAGAGCGGCATCACCTGGCGATGCGGGAGCTGGCGGACTTCGTCATCACCGACGCCTCCGCGCCGACCTCCGGCTCCGGCACCGCGCCGGCCTTCCACTCCATGAACTCGGCCTGGGCGCAGCAGGGCACGCCCCTCCATCCCGCCTTCCTGGACACGCTCGCCCACGACTACGACAGCGGCGTGCACCTGATGGACTTCCAGGGCCAGACCTCCCGTGCCCGCGAGGAAATCAATCAGTGGATCGAGACCCGGACCGGTGGCCGCATCCAGAACCTCCTGAATGAAGGCACCGTGACGAACGCCACGCGTCTCATGCTCGTCAACGTGCTCTTCTTCCACGGGTCCTGGTCAACGCCCTTCCTGGCGAATGGCACCCAGGACCAGCCCTTCACGGCCTTGGACGGAACGAGCCACTCCGTGCCGACGATGCGCGGCGGCAAGGGGCAGTACCTGCGAGGCGACGGCTTCGAAGCCGTCACCCTGGGTTATCGCCACGACGAGTACCGCATGCTGATTGTCGTCCCGGAGCAAGGCCGCTTCGCGGAGGTCGAGGCGCGGCTGTCTCCAGGGTTCCTCACGCAGCTCCGCGCCGGACTTGAGTCGCGGCACCTCGACATCCGGCTGCCCCGTTTCAAGATTGACTCCACGCCCGACCTCGTCCCGGTGCTGAAGTCCCTGGGGATGACGGATGCCTTCACGTCCAACGCGGACTTCTCGGGGCTCTCTTCCGAGCGGTTGCTGCTGTCCTCCGTGAGCCACAGGGCCTACGTGTCCGTGAACGAGCGCGGCACGGAAGCCAGCGCCGCCACGGCGGTGGGCACGGCGCCCGCGTCGGACCCCGAGACGGTCCACGTGAACCGGCCCTTCATCTTCACCATCGAGCATGTGCCCACGCGGCAGCTCCTGTTCCTCGGGCGCTACGTGAAGCCGTGA
- a CDS encoding glycoside hydrolase family protein: MRLPLIVMGLSAALSLGCGGDSPKPGTDSREDAGTGAPDGGGVATKSVKRGLAFDLATPEDMAAVAPGVSWWYNWSPTPHPGVPSDFETRYGMDFIPMLWNGNFDADRIESILRANPRIQYLLLLNEPNLTDQANMSPQAAAALWPRYERVAQNTGVKLVGPAMNWGTMAGYGDPVVWLDAFYAAYRAANGNRDPRIDYLGFHWYDYGLDYHLNRLTKYGKPFWVTEFANCHSQPDGAQIDSVAKQRVQMTEMVAVCERRADVFRYAWFTGRWTNDPCFASLLGAAGTLTELGEHYLSLPAGGAP, encoded by the coding sequence ATGCGCCTCCCGCTCATCGTCATGGGGTTGTCCGCGGCCCTGTCGCTGGGCTGCGGCGGTGATTCACCGAAGCCAGGCACGGACTCGCGGGAGGACGCGGGGACCGGCGCGCCCGATGGCGGCGGCGTGGCCACCAAGAGCGTGAAGCGGGGACTGGCCTTCGACCTCGCGACGCCGGAGGACATGGCGGCCGTCGCCCCGGGCGTGAGCTGGTGGTACAACTGGAGCCCCACGCCGCATCCGGGCGTGCCCTCGGACTTCGAGACCCGCTACGGCATGGACTTCATCCCCATGCTCTGGAACGGGAACTTCGACGCGGACCGCATCGAGTCCATCCTCCGGGCGAATCCCCGCATCCAGTACCTGCTGCTCCTCAACGAGCCCAACCTCACGGACCAGGCCAACATGTCGCCCCAGGCCGCGGCGGCGCTGTGGCCTCGGTATGAGCGCGTCGCGCAGAACACCGGCGTCAAGCTGGTGGGGCCCGCGATGAACTGGGGCACGATGGCGGGCTACGGAGACCCCGTGGTCTGGCTGGACGCGTTCTATGCCGCGTACCGCGCCGCGAATGGCAATCGAGATCCCCGCATCGATTACCTCGGGTTCCATTGGTACGACTACGGCTTGGACTACCACCTGAACCGGCTCACGAAGTACGGCAAGCCGTTCTGGGTCACCGAGTTCGCCAACTGCCACAGTCAGCCGGACGGCGCGCAGATTGATTCGGTCGCCAAGCAGCGGGTGCAGATGACGGAGATGGTGGCGGTCTGCGAGCGTCGCGCCGACGTGTTCCGCTATGCGTGGTTCACCGGGCGTTGGACGAACGACCCGTGCTTCGCGAGCCTGTTGGGCGCCGCGGGCACACTGACGGAGCTGGGTGAACACTACCTGTCGCTGCCCGCGGGGGGCGCACCGTAA
- a CDS encoding HMA2 domain-containing protein produces MRLDPDSGTIEGQWLLLVHHSPGRLRVRADCFRDASELADRVRGELGETQGVFSTTHAPLTGSLLIEYSPDAADVESLLAAIVDSAGLDGIVDAKALSHSRKAPAEHIVDGVRRLNGLARELTGAGLYELIPAVLTVTGIYSLVANPSQKGLLPRWDNALYWAYSVFRDGVREEEREEDVARVSGAVAFRPRPHV; encoded by the coding sequence ATGAGGCTCGACCCGGACTCGGGAACGATCGAGGGGCAGTGGCTGCTGCTCGTCCACCACTCCCCGGGCCGGCTCCGGGTGCGCGCGGACTGCTTCCGGGATGCCTCGGAGCTGGCGGACCGCGTGCGCGGCGAGCTGGGGGAGACGCAAGGCGTGTTCAGCACGACGCATGCGCCGCTCACGGGCAGCCTGCTCATCGAATACAGCCCGGATGCCGCCGACGTGGAGTCGCTCCTCGCGGCCATCGTCGACTCCGCGGGTCTGGACGGCATCGTGGATGCGAAGGCCCTGTCGCATTCGCGCAAGGCACCGGCCGAGCACATCGTGGATGGCGTCCGGCGGTTGAACGGACTGGCCCGTGAGCTGACCGGCGCGGGCCTGTACGAGTTGATTCCCGCCGTGTTGACGGTGACGGGCATCTACTCGCTGGTGGCCAATCCGTCCCAGAAGGGGTTGCTGCCCCGCTGGGACAACGCCTTGTACTGGGCCTACAGCGTGTTTCGCGACGGCGTCCGCGAAGAGGAGCGGGAGGAAGACGTCGCGCGCGTCAGTGGGGCCGTGGCCTTCCGGCCCAGGCCTCACGTGTAA